From Romeriopsis navalis LEGE 11480, the proteins below share one genomic window:
- a CDS encoding DegT/DnrJ/EryC1/StrS family aminotransferase — MSSLPATVPFVDLSAQHDALQAEMFEAMQAVLQRGDYVLGQAVTDFEAAFAQASAMPYGIGVACGTDAIALGLQACGIGPEDEVILPANTFVATLIGVLRCGAKPVLVDCDPLTGLIDLVAVEHVITPSTRAIIPVHLYGQMVSPSQLLTLADTYGLIIFEDAAQAHLAEREGYKAGSIGTASAFSFYPSKNLGALGDGGIVLTRDEAVAAQLRALRNYGAPRKYYHTEIGTNSRLDSIQAAILNVKLPHLGIWNQTRHEIAEQYNILLSPFKAQGIIPLQNQADTGHVYHLYTVRILSGEDGNPAPISREVLQERLTAAGVETGIHYPLPCHLQPAFAGLGYRAGDFPVAEQMSQEILSLPMYPGLTEAQINQVVGALTDAIETPMPMQLSA, encoded by the coding sequence ATGTCCAGTCTTCCCGCGACCGTCCCATTTGTTGATTTGAGTGCGCAGCATGACGCCCTCCAAGCCGAGATGTTTGAGGCCATGCAAGCTGTACTGCAGCGTGGCGACTATGTCCTCGGTCAAGCCGTGACTGACTTTGAGGCCGCTTTTGCCCAAGCGAGTGCCATGCCCTATGGCATTGGCGTTGCCTGTGGCACCGACGCGATCGCCCTGGGATTGCAAGCCTGCGGCATTGGGCCTGAGGATGAGGTGATTCTGCCCGCCAATACATTTGTCGCTACATTGATCGGGGTCTTGCGCTGTGGAGCCAAACCCGTCCTGGTCGACTGCGATCCATTAACAGGTTTGATTGATTTAGTCGCGGTGGAACATGTAATCACCCCTAGTACAAGGGCGATCATTCCGGTACATCTTTACGGTCAAATGGTTTCCCCTTCACAGCTGCTGACCTTAGCGGATACCTACGGACTGATTATTTTTGAAGATGCGGCCCAGGCTCATCTGGCGGAACGGGAAGGCTATAAAGCCGGTTCGATCGGCACGGCCTCTGCCTTCAGTTTCTATCCCAGCAAAAACCTTGGGGCTTTGGGGGACGGTGGGATCGTCTTGACCCGTGATGAAGCCGTCGCCGCCCAACTTCGCGCACTTCGGAACTACGGTGCACCCCGCAAGTATTACCACACAGAAATTGGCACCAATAGCCGACTTGATTCAATTCAGGCCGCGATTTTGAACGTCAAGCTACCGCATTTAGGGATTTGGAACCAAACCCGCCACGAAATCGCTGAACAGTACAACATTCTGCTGAGCCCCTTCAAAGCCCAGGGAATCATCCCATTGCAAAACCAAGCTGACACGGGGCACGTATATCATTTATATACAGTGCGTATCCTCAGTGGCGAGGATGGTAATCCTGCTCCAATATCCCGCGAAGTCTTGCAAGAACGATTAACCGCCGCGGGGGTGGAAACGGGCATCCACTATCCGCTCCCGTGCCATCTCCAACCGGCCTTTGCCGGTCTCGGATACCGGGCCGGGGATTTCCCCGTTGCGGAACAAATGTCCCAGGAAATCCTGTCTCTACCAATGTATCCGGGCCTGACTGAGGCTCAGATTAACCAAGTTGTGGGTGCATTAACTGATGCCATAGAAACGCCGATGCCGATGCAACTTTCTGCTTAG